Proteins encoded by one window of Scatophagus argus isolate fScaArg1 chromosome 4, fScaArg1.pri, whole genome shotgun sequence:
- the LOC124057834 gene encoding noelin-like: MCLAQMESEDNLANIFLLLLIGSHFTVVGPLAPEEGWQVYSSAQDADGRCVCTVVAPQQTVCSRDARTKQLRHLLEKVQNMSQSIEILDQRTQKDLRFVEIMEVEVKGLEKKLKELEDGHESNIARQYKSIKAKMTELLPLIGVLEEYKADTLLVRQFKEEVANVTELLGTLQEQLGGLDYQELHNRVMGLEDRLRACMQRLACGKLTGISEPITIKTSGSRFGSWMTDPVAPAGDNRVWYMDGYHNNRFVREYQSMYDFMMTDNFTSHRLPHPWSGTGQVVYNGSIYFNKFQSHTIIKFDFGTSLISRSRQLDFAGYNNMYHYSWGGHSDIDLMVDEGGLWAVYATNQNAGNIVLSQLNPNTLQIIRSWTTNHPKRSAGEAFMICGTLYVTNGYSGGTKVYYAYSTNSSTYEYIDIPLTNKYSHLSMLDYNPRDRALYAWNNGHQVLYNVTLYHIIQ, encoded by the exons ATGTGTTTGGCACAGATGGAATCTGAAGATAATCTTGCCAACATTTTCCTATTGCTGCTGATCGGATCACACTTCACTGTG GTTGGTCCTTTGGCACCTGAGGAGGGCTGGCAGGTCTACAGTTCAGCTCAGGATGCTGACGGTCGATGCGTTTGTACAGTGGTTGCTCCTCAGCAAACAGTCTGCTCCAGAGATGCCCGAACTAAACAGCTCAGACATCTGCTGGAGAAG GTTCAAAATATGAGTCAGTCCATCGAGATTCTGGATCAGCGCACCCAGAAGGATCTGCGGTTTGTGGAAATAATGGAAGTTGAGGTAAAGGGCctggaaaagaaattaaaagaatTGGAAGACGGACATGAAAGCAACATTGCAAGACAGTACAAG TCCATCAAAGCAAAGATGACAGAGTTACTTCCTCTGATTGGTGTCCTGGAAGAATACAAGGCAGACACTTTGCTGGTCAGACAGTTTAAAGAAGAGGTGGCAAATGTTACGGAACTGCTGGGAACACTACAGGAACAACTGGGAGGTCTGGACTATCAGGAGCTCCACAACCGAGTGATGGGCCTGGAGGACCGACTAAGGGCCTGTATGCAGAGGCTGG CCTGTGGGAAACTGACAGGAATATCTGAGCCAATCACCATCAAGACATCTGGATCAAGGTTTGGATCGTGGATGACTGATCCAGTTGCTCCAGCAGGGGACAATAGA GTCTGGTACATGGATGGTTACCATAACAATCGTTTTGTTAGGGAGTATCAGTCAATGTATGACTTCATGATGACAGATAACTTCACATCTCACCGCCTGCCTCACCCCTGGTCGGGGACTGGCCAGGTGGTTTATAATGGATCCATTTATTTCAACAAGTTTCAGAGTCACACCATCATCAAGTTTGACTTCGGCACATCACTTATCAGTCGCTCCCGACAGCTTGACTTTGCTGGCTACAACAACATGTACCATTACTCTTGGGGAGGACACTCAGACATCGACCTTATGGTGGATGAAGGAGGGCTCTGGGCTGTCTATGCCACAAATCAGAATGCTGGAAACATTGTCCTCAGCCAGTTAAATCCAAACACTCTGCAAATCATCCGTAGCTGGACCACAAACCACCCAAAACGTAGTGCGGGCGAGGCCTTCATGATCTGTGGAACTCTATATGTAACTAATGGATACTCTGGAGGAACCAAAGTGTACTACGCCTACTCCACCAACTCATCCACCTATGAGTATATTGACATTCCTCTGACCAATAAATATAGCCATCTGTCCATGCTCGACTACAACCCCCGAGACAGAGCACTCTATGCCTGGAACAATGGCCACCAAGTTCTTTATAATGTTACACTGTACCACATTATACAGTAA